Proteins from a single region of Chanodichthys erythropterus isolate Z2021 chromosome 13, ASM2448905v1, whole genome shotgun sequence:
- the pebp1 gene encoding phosphatidylethanolamine-binding protein 1, translating to MPVDINEWTGSLALTEVEEQPAKPLMVKYGSLEIDALGKVFTPTQVQNRPTSVEWEGCDPSKLYTLAMTDPDAPSRKDPKFREWHHFLVVNMKGNDISSGCVMSDYVGAGPPKGTGLHRYVWLVYEQSGSISCTERVLTNRSGDNRGKFKIQSFRKKYGLGAPLAGSCFQAEWDDYVPKLYEQLAGK from the exons ATGCCTGTGGATATTAATGAATGGACAGGTTCTCTAGCTCTTACAGAGGTGGAGGAACAGCCAGCCAAGCCTCTAATGGTCAAATATGGCTCTTTGGAAATTGACGCGCTGGGGAAAGTGTTCACACCCACTCAG GTGCAGAATCGGCCCACATCCGTTGAGTGGGAAGGATGTGACCCCAGTAAGCTGTACACGTTGGCCATGACTGATCCAGATGCACCCAGCAGGAAAGACCCCAAATTTAG GGAATGGCACCACTTCCTTGTGGTCAACATGAAAGGAAATGACATCTCCAGTGGATGTGTCATGTCGGACTATGTTGGTGCAGGACCCCCGAAGGGAACAG GTCTCCATCGTTACGTGTGGCTGGTTTACGAGCAGTCGGGTAGCATCAGCTGCACCGAACGAGTCCTCACCAATCGCTCTGGAGACAACCGTGGAAAATTCAAGATCCAGAGTTTCCGCAAGAAATACGGCCTCGGTGCTCCGCTCGCAGGATCTTGCTTCCAGGCAGAGTGGGACGACTACGTACCCAAACTTTACGAACAGCTGGCTGGCAAATAA
- the txnrd2.2 gene encoding thioredoxin reductase 2, tandem duplicate 2 isoform X2 codes for MHQAALLGTAVKDARKYGWQIPESLSHDWPTMAEAVQNHVRSLNWGHRVQLQDKKVKYLNMIGSLVDKHTIRAINAKGKEMTLTTKNIVLATGGRPKYPTHVPGAVEFGITSDDVFWLRESPKKTLVVGASYVALECAGFLTGIGLDTTVMVRSIALRGFDQQMSGLVTDYMEAYGTKFSWRCTPKSVEKLPSGLLQVTWMDLNTKEEHQDTFNSVLWAVGRAPETKTLNLEKVGVEINKETGKIIVAADEATSVPNIFAIGDIGEGRPELTPTAIKAGKLLARRLVGHSNELMNYESVATTVFTPLEYGCVGLSEEEAEKKHGKDQIEVYHAFYKPLEFTVAERDATQCYIKVVCLREGEQRVLGLHFTGPNAGEVTQGFSLGFQCGLTYEHLRNTVGIHPTCAEEFTKLNITKRSGLDATVTGC; via the exons ATGCATCAGGCGGCACTGCTTGGCACTGCTGTCAAAGATGCTAGGAAGTATGGCTGGCAAATCCCAGAATCCCTGTCACATGACTG GCCAACAATGGCTGAGGCTGTCCAGAACCATGTGAGGTCTCTAAACTGGGGCCACAGAGTGCAACTACAAGACAA GAAGGTGAAGTATTTGAATATGATTGGCAGTCTGGTGGATAAACACACTATCAGAGCTATAAATGCCAAAGGGAAGGAG ATGACACTGACCACTAAAAACATTGTGTTAGCTACTGGTGGACGGCCGAAGTACCCTACTCAT GTCCCAGGAGCCGTGGAGTTTGGGATCACAAGTGATGATGTCTTCTGGCTCAGAGAGTCACCCAAAAAAAC gttggttgttggtgccagtt ATGTAGCGCTGGAATGTGCTGGCTTCCTTACAGGCATTGGGCTGGACACCACTGTGATGGTGCGTAGTATCGCCCTCCGGGGGTTTGATCAg CAAATGTCTGGTTTAGTCACAGACTACATGGAGGCATATGGCACCAAGTTTTCCTGGAGGTGTACACCAAAAAGTGTAGAAAAGCTCCCTTCTGGCCTTCTCCAGGTCACATGGATGGATCTAAACACCAAAGAAGAACATCAAGACACCTTCAACTCAGTACTTTGGGCTGTAG GCAGAGCCCCCGAAACCAAGACCCTCAATTTGGAGAAGGTGGGCGTGGAGATCAACAAAGAAACTGGGAAGATAATTGTGGCCGCTGACGAAGCCACATCTGTGCCGAATATTTTCGCTATCGGAGACATCGGTGAG GGTCGTCCCGAGTTGACCCCGACAGCCATTAAGGCCGGAAAGCTCCTGGCCCGCAGACTGGTGGGCCATTCCAATGAGCTCATGAATTATGAGAGT gtggcCACTACAGTGTTCACTCCACTAGAGTACGGCTGTGTAGGCCTGTCTGAAGAAGAGGCTGAAAAGAAACACGGCAAAGACCAGATTGAG GTGTACCATGCCTTCTACAAACCGCTCGAGTTCACTGTGGCTGAGAGAGATGCCACTCAATGctatataaag GTGGTTTGTCTACGGGAGGGTGAGCAGCGTGTGCTAGGTCTGCATTTTACTGGCCCGAACGCTGGTGAGGTCACACAGGGCTTTTCTTTGGGCTTCCA GTGTGGGCTTACCTACGAACACCTCAGGAATACGGTCGGAATACACCCCACCTGTGCCGAGGAGTTCACCAAACTCAACATCACTAAACGCTCCGGTCTTGACGCCACGGTAACGGGTTGCTGA
- the txnrd2.2 gene encoding thioredoxin reductase 2, tandem duplicate 2 isoform X1: MAAFSRGRQIIKAFRTLIFRRNFTAGKFDYDLVVIGGGSGGLACSKEAAQLGHRVAVLDYVEPSLKGTKWGLGGTCVNVGCIPKKLMHQAALLGTAVKDARKYGWQIPESLSHDWPTMAEAVQNHVRSLNWGHRVQLQDKKVKYLNMIGSLVDKHTIRAINAKGKEMTLTTKNIVLATGGRPKYPTHVPGAVEFGITSDDVFWLRESPKKTLVVGASYVALECAGFLTGIGLDTTVMVRSIALRGFDQQMSGLVTDYMEAYGTKFSWRCTPKSVEKLPSGLLQVTWMDLNTKEEHQDTFNSVLWAVGRAPETKTLNLEKVGVEINKETGKIIVAADEATSVPNIFAIGDIGEGRPELTPTAIKAGKLLARRLVGHSNELMNYESVATTVFTPLEYGCVGLSEEEAEKKHGKDQIEVYHAFYKPLEFTVAERDATQCYIKVVCLREGEQRVLGLHFTGPNAGEVTQGFSLGFQCGLTYEHLRNTVGIHPTCAEEFTKLNITKRSGLDATVTGC; the protein is encoded by the exons ATGGCTGCCTTCAGTAGAGGCAGGCAAATTATCAAAGCTTTCAGGACTTTAATATTTAGAAGAAACTTTACAG CCGGTAAATTTGATTATGATCTGGTGGTTATTGGTGGAGGCTCTGGAGGGTTGGCATGTTCAAAAGAAG CTGCCCAGTTAGGGCACAGAGTTGCTGTTTTGGACTATGTTGAACCTTCACTCAAAG GCACAAAGTGGGGTCTTGGTGGCACGTGTGTGAATGTCGGCTGTATTCCAAAGAAGCTTATGCATCAGGCGGCACTGCTTGGCACTGCTGTCAAAGATGCTAGGAAGTATGGCTGGCAAATCCCAGAATCCCTGTCACATGACTG GCCAACAATGGCTGAGGCTGTCCAGAACCATGTGAGGTCTCTAAACTGGGGCCACAGAGTGCAACTACAAGACAA GAAGGTGAAGTATTTGAATATGATTGGCAGTCTGGTGGATAAACACACTATCAGAGCTATAAATGCCAAAGGGAAGGAG ATGACACTGACCACTAAAAACATTGTGTTAGCTACTGGTGGACGGCCGAAGTACCCTACTCAT GTCCCAGGAGCCGTGGAGTTTGGGATCACAAGTGATGATGTCTTCTGGCTCAGAGAGTCACCCAAAAAAAC gttggttgttggtgccagtt ATGTAGCGCTGGAATGTGCTGGCTTCCTTACAGGCATTGGGCTGGACACCACTGTGATGGTGCGTAGTATCGCCCTCCGGGGGTTTGATCAg CAAATGTCTGGTTTAGTCACAGACTACATGGAGGCATATGGCACCAAGTTTTCCTGGAGGTGTACACCAAAAAGTGTAGAAAAGCTCCCTTCTGGCCTTCTCCAGGTCACATGGATGGATCTAAACACCAAAGAAGAACATCAAGACACCTTCAACTCAGTACTTTGGGCTGTAG GCAGAGCCCCCGAAACCAAGACCCTCAATTTGGAGAAGGTGGGCGTGGAGATCAACAAAGAAACTGGGAAGATAATTGTGGCCGCTGACGAAGCCACATCTGTGCCGAATATTTTCGCTATCGGAGACATCGGTGAG GGTCGTCCCGAGTTGACCCCGACAGCCATTAAGGCCGGAAAGCTCCTGGCCCGCAGACTGGTGGGCCATTCCAATGAGCTCATGAATTATGAGAGT gtggcCACTACAGTGTTCACTCCACTAGAGTACGGCTGTGTAGGCCTGTCTGAAGAAGAGGCTGAAAAGAAACACGGCAAAGACCAGATTGAG GTGTACCATGCCTTCTACAAACCGCTCGAGTTCACTGTGGCTGAGAGAGATGCCACTCAATGctatataaag GTGGTTTGTCTACGGGAGGGTGAGCAGCGTGTGCTAGGTCTGCATTTTACTGGCCCGAACGCTGGTGAGGTCACACAGGGCTTTTCTTTGGGCTTCCA GTGTGGGCTTACCTACGAACACCTCAGGAATACGGTCGGAATACACCCCACCTGTGCCGAGGAGTTCACCAAACTCAACATCACTAAACGCTCCGGTCTTGACGCCACGGTAACGGGTTGCTGA